The Triticum aestivum cultivar Chinese Spring chromosome 3A, IWGSC CS RefSeq v2.1, whole genome shotgun sequence genome includes a region encoding these proteins:
- the LOC123062567 gene encoding putative laccase-5: protein MGAPRGLRRHAAASACPLLAFAVLLALPGLAAGAVTRRYTFNVGMTSVTRLCGTKSIPTVNGQFPGPRLDAREGDRLVVTVHNHMSRNVSFHWHGLRQLRNGWADGPAYITQCPIQPGRSYVYDFTVAGQRGTLWWHAHLSWLRVHLYGPLLILPELGVPYPFAAPYKEVPIMFGEWFKADTESVISQALQTGAGPNVSDAYTFNGLPGPTYNCSSKDTYTLKVRPGRTYMLRLINSALNDELFFGIADHTLTVVEADANYVKPFTVSTLVISPGQTMNVLLTTSASPSSQAFAMGIAPYTNTQGTFDNTTAAAVLQYDAPTPPSSAQSLPLPALPRYNDTNAVARFTSNFRSLASAQYPARVPRAVDRHVLFTVGLGTDPCPSNQTCQGPNGTKFAASINNNSFVRPRTALLEAHYRRRYAGVLMANFPTTPPHPFNYTGTPPNNTFVAHGTRVVPLKFNTSVELVMQGTAIQGAESHPLHMHGFNFFVVGQGFGNYDPINDPAKYNLVDPVERNTVSVPTAGWVAVRFLADNPGVWLMHCHFDVHLSWGLSMAWMVDDGPLPNQKMLPPPSDLPKC, encoded by the exons ATGGGTGCTCCTCGCGGCCTCCGGCGACACGCTGCCGCCTCCGCATGCCCCCTCCTCGCGTTCGCCGTCCTCCTCGCGTTGCCGggcctcgccgccggcgccgtcaCCCGGCGCTACACGTTCAAT GTGGGGATGACGAGCGTGACGCGGCTGTGCGGCACCAAGAGCATCCCGACGGTGAACGGGCAGTTCCCGGGGCCGAGGCTGGACGCGCGGGAGGGCGACCGGCTCGTGGTCACCGTCCACAACCACATGAGCCGCAACGTCTCGTTCCACTG GCACGGGCTACGGCAGCTGCGCAACGGGTGGGCGGACGGGCCGGCGTACATCACGCAGTGCCCGATCCAGCCCGGGCGGAGCTACGTGTACGACTTCACCGTCGCCGGGCAGCGCGGCACGCTGTGGTGGCACGCGCACCTCTCCTGGCTCCGCGTGCACCTCTACGGGCCTCTCCTCATCCTCCCCGAGCTCGGCGTGCCCTACCCCTTCGCCGCCCCCTACAAGGAGGTGCCCATCATGTTCG GCGAGTGGTTCAAGGCCGATACGGAGTCGGTGATCAGCCAGGCCCTTCAGACTGGCGCTGGCCCAAATGTCTCCGACGCCTACACTTTCAATGGGCTCCCCGGCCCAACTTATAACTGCTCATCCAAAG ACACGTACACGCTGAAGGTGCGGCCCGGGAGGACGTACATGCTCCGGCTCATCAACTCGGCGCTCAACGACGAGCTCTTCTTCGGCATCGCCGACCACACGCTCACCGTCGTCGAGGCGGACGCCAACTACGTCAAGCCCTTCACCGTCAGCACGCTCGTCATCTCGCCGGGGCAGACCATGAACGTGCTGCTCACCACGTCCGCCAGCCCTTCGTCCCAGGCCTTCGCCATGGGCATCGCGCCGTACACCAACACCCAGGGCACGTTCGAcaacaccaccgccgccgccgtcctccagtacgacgccccgacgccgccgagCTCCGCCCAGAGCCTCCCCCTGCCGGCCCTGCCGCGGTACAACGACACCAACGCCGTGGCCAGGTTCACGAGCAACTTCCGGAGCCTCGCGAGCGCGCAGTACCCGGCGCGCGTGCCGCGGGCCGTGGACCGGCACGTCCTGTTCACCGTCGGCCTCGGCACCGACCCGTGCCCGTCCAACCAGACGTGCCAGGGCCCCAACGGCACCAAGTTCGCCGCGTCCATCAACAACAACTCCTTCGTCCGGCCCAGGACCGCGCTCCTCGAGGCGCACTACCGGCGCCGCTACGCCGGCGTGCTCATGGCCAACTTCCCGACCACGCCGCCGCACCCGTTCAACTACACCGGCACGCCGCCCAACAACACGTTCGTCGCCCACGGCACGAGGGTGGTGCCGCTCAAGTTCAACACCTCGGTGGAGCTGGTGATGCAGGGCACCGCCATCCAGGGCGCCGAGAGCCACCCCCTGCACATGCACGGCTTCAACTTCTTCGTGGTCGGGCAAGGGTTCGGCAACTACGACCCCATCAACGATCCGGCCAAGTACAACCTCGTCGACCCCGTCGAGCGGAACACCGTCAGCGTGCCCACCGCCGGCTGGGTCGCCGTGCGGTTCCTCGCCGACAACCCAG GTGTGTGGCTTATGCACTGCCACTTCGACGTCCACTTGAGCTGGGGCCTCTCCATGGCGTGGATGGTCGACGACGGGCCGCTGCCCAATCAAAAGATGTTGCCTCCGCCGTCCGATCTTCCGAAATGCTGA